From one Candidatus Rhodoluna planktonica genomic stretch:
- a CDS encoding LpqB family beta-propeller domain-containing protein, translating into MPNLKALQKLISATVGFAAAIALTGCAMIPTNSNVRTGQAVDANPDSEFLYYSPVGPSVGDSIEAIVNGFINAGTGPQNDYAVAREYLSNDFRATWNPAERTLIQNVRPAVTIYPNNTASVAVSVVAEVDQDGIYLERSAGSTELLELELVRENGEWRISKAPNLTVVLKPVFENIFQSVSLYFFDSLFEYLVPDTRWFPSRASTPTRLTNALLKGPNPWLKEAVRSALPSGTKLSLNAVTVVAGVASVDLTNRALVANTLQRSLMKQQLRETLVQLENIYDVQILIERAPQDIATGNIRRPVAPASYPIILREGQLSYPTGAAGPKLDRLNQIISNYEVKDFAIDSGFNELVFTTPAGAYRTQLKLVPSAVSLVDARANLLQPKIDQRGYVISAGRAAGSSILAIDKNGVAKPIELGQLIAFERTGFSLSADGARAVFTLNSANGLRVFLVPVVRDGDGSPVRFGTPHDITPVGLSPISASWLDESNLIVSGTNSSDQAVSVVLKVGGFSRSISPLSEPVTAAGVNAIGNFFGLSANGNLYQYRGFGWLIVASNVSVFAYPGN; encoded by the coding sequence ATGCCTAACCTAAAAGCTTTGCAAAAACTGATATCGGCTACGGTCGGGTTTGCCGCGGCGATCGCACTCACCGGCTGCGCCATGATTCCAACAAATTCAAATGTTCGAACCGGTCAAGCGGTTGACGCCAATCCTGATTCCGAATTTTTGTATTACTCTCCGGTGGGGCCCAGCGTCGGCGACAGCATCGAAGCGATTGTGAACGGATTTATCAACGCAGGCACCGGTCCACAGAACGACTATGCGGTGGCTCGAGAGTACCTGTCCAACGACTTTCGTGCGACATGGAATCCCGCAGAGCGAACCCTGATTCAAAACGTCCGGCCTGCAGTCACCATCTATCCAAACAACACTGCCAGCGTTGCGGTTTCGGTGGTCGCTGAGGTAGATCAGGATGGAATTTATCTGGAGCGATCAGCTGGGTCGACAGAACTGCTGGAACTTGAGTTGGTTCGAGAAAACGGCGAGTGGCGAATATCTAAAGCTCCAAATCTAACCGTTGTGCTCAAGCCGGTTTTTGAAAACATTTTCCAAAGTGTTTCCCTGTATTTTTTCGATTCGCTATTCGAATATCTGGTGCCTGATACCCGGTGGTTCCCTTCCCGGGCCTCAACCCCAACTCGTCTTACCAATGCGCTTCTCAAAGGCCCTAATCCTTGGCTTAAAGAGGCGGTGCGAAGCGCCTTACCTTCGGGCACGAAATTGTCGCTGAACGCAGTTACGGTCGTTGCCGGAGTGGCCTCGGTAGACCTAACTAACCGTGCCCTAGTCGCCAACACGCTGCAGCGGTCTTTGATGAAGCAGCAGCTTCGAGAGACCCTTGTGCAGCTTGAGAACATTTACGATGTACAAATTTTGATCGAGCGTGCACCGCAAGATATTGCCACCGGAAATATTCGTCGACCGGTAGCTCCAGCGTCGTATCCGATTATCTTGCGTGAAGGTCAGCTCAGTTATCCAACCGGTGCTGCCGGTCCGAAACTTGATCGGCTCAACCAGATCATCTCAAACTATGAAGTCAAAGATTTCGCAATTGATTCAGGCTTCAACGAGTTGGTTTTCACCACACCGGCGGGTGCTTACCGAACTCAATTGAAGCTGGTACCAAGTGCGGTTTCGCTGGTCGATGCCCGGGCTAATTTGCTGCAACCCAAGATAGACCAGCGTGGCTATGTAATCAGTGCTGGAAGGGCAGCCGGATCGTCGATTTTAGCCATCGACAAAAATGGTGTCGCCAAGCCAATCGAACTTGGCCAACTGATTGCGTTTGAACGAACTGGATTCTCGCTAAGCGCTGATGGCGCCAGAGCAGTTTTCACGTTGAACTCAGCCAATGGATTGCGAGTTTTCTTGGTGCCTGTGGTGCGCGACGGCGACGGCTCTCCGGTTAGGTTTGGAACCCCGCACGACATTACCCCGGTCGGTCTAAGCCCGATTTCAGCATCATGGCTAGATGAATCAAATCTGATTGTCTCAGGCACCAACTCTTCGGACCAAGCTGTCTCGGTTGTTCTAAAAGTGGGTGGTTTCAGCCGAAGCATTTCACCACTCAGCGAACCTGTCACCGCGGCTGGTGTCAATGCAATAGGCAATTTCTTTGGCCTCTCAGCCAACGGAAATTTGTATCAGTACCGAGGTTTTGGTTGGCTTATCGTTGCCAGCAACGTGAGCGTATTTGCCTACCCCGGCAACTAA